One Thermofilum pendens Hrk 5 DNA segment encodes these proteins:
- a CDS encoding HEPN domain-containing protein, translating to MGSAQLAVENYAKAVIAYFRVPSWSHDPSGELLSLLGSIPADAQREAAELADIAKTLAPEHGRATYGEPERGLLPWEVYTRSDAERALELARAASRLTALILSKLGIDP from the coding sequence GTGGGAAGTGCGCAACTAGCTGTCGAGAACTACGCTAAAGCAGTAATAGCTTACTTCAGGGTGCCGAGCTGGAGCCACGACCCATCCGGCGAACTCCTATCTCTCTTAGGCTCGATACCCGCTGACGCGCAGAGAGAGGCCGCAGAGCTAGCCGACATCGCGAAAACGTTAGCCCCCGAGCACGGCAGAGCTACGTACGGCGAGCCCGAAAGAGGCCTACTACCGTGGGAAGTGTACACGAGGAGCGATGCCGAGAGAGCCTTGGAACTAGCTAGAGCGGCATCCAGGCTAACAGCATTAATACTCAGCAAGCTAGGAATCGATCCCTAG
- a CDS encoding nucleotidyltransferase domain-containing protein → MSRADAYVDFVREKMRLLSRFRELAPSVLSVVKRVLSEYGVDDEIFFFGSIVDGKYTAASDVDIAVVVREVPRNRSEIAGKIVEELEKIGVPSWFPLEIHFLTPDLFEALRRGGANFVRAEDFVGTANGANEK, encoded by the coding sequence GTGTCGAGGGCGGATGCGTACGTTGACTTCGTTAGGGAGAAGATGAGGCTGTTGTCTAGGTTTCGCGAGCTAGCGCCGTCTGTGCTCAGCGTGGTTAAGCGTGTGCTGAGTGAGTATGGAGTTGACGACGAGATATTCTTCTTCGGATCCATCGTTGACGGTAAGTACACGGCTGCAAGCGATGTGGATATCGCTGTGGTGGTTAGGGAGGTGCCGAGGAATAGGTCCGAGATCGCCGGTAAGATTGTGGAGGAGTTAGAAAAAATAGGCGTACCGAGTTGGTTCCCACTTGAGATACACTTTCTAACCCCGGACTTATTCGAGGCACTTAGGAGAGGCGGTGCGAACTTTGTCCGGGCTGAGGACTTCGTAGGAACGGCTAACGGCGCTAATGAGAAGTAA
- a CDS encoding HEPN domain-containing protein — protein MACFYAEQSTQLRLKAFILRHMGFMPRIHDIRELLAIIYKYTRDSRVDELMRRFRRELRDLVEGYVVARYGSIDYSRDDAEVCIGLMRDLWRLIESVEGGCVR, from the coding sequence CTGGCTTGCTTCTACGCTGAGCAATCAACTCAATTAAGGCTGAAGGCATTTATATTGAGGCATATGGGCTTTATGCCGAGGATCCACGATATTAGGGAGTTGCTAGCGATTATTTATAAGTACACGCGGGACAGTAGGGTTGATGAGTTGATGAGGAGGTTTAGGAGGGAGTTGAGGGACCTTGTAGAGGGCTACGTAGTAGCTAGGTACGGCAGTATCGATTATAGCCGCGATGACGCCGAGGTTTGCATTGGATTGATGAGGGATTTATGGAGGTTGATTGAGAGTGTCGAGGGCGGATGCGTACGTTGA
- a CDS encoding nucleotidyltransferase family protein: MEMCLDDVWSGLINACKELRRVFGDEFVGLMLFGSFARCEAGERSDVDVFVVFKTLRGFEVRARAYKAIAKHVDKPLTLVTTTVDVLTSGDWTSLMVNIGYDGVVACDYDGSLHRFKERVLGIIRELDLVRYRTSDGKYGWMRRDGKPIMQPGLSGVQPSERA; the protein is encoded by the coding sequence ATGGAGATGTGCCTCGACGACGTTTGGAGCGGGCTAATCAACGCCTGCAAAGAGCTTAGAAGGGTGTTCGGCGATGAGTTCGTAGGCCTCATGCTGTTCGGAAGCTTCGCTAGGTGCGAGGCTGGCGAGCGCAGCGACGTCGACGTATTCGTGGTCTTCAAGACGCTTAGGGGCTTCGAAGTTAGGGCCAGGGCGTACAAGGCTATAGCTAAGCACGTAGACAAACCGCTAACCCTCGTAACAACTACAGTCGACGTATTAACAAGCGGTGACTGGACATCGCTCATGGTGAACATAGGCTACGACGGAGTAGTAGCGTGCGACTACGACGGATCCCTGCACAGGTTCAAGGAGAGAGTCCTCGGGATCATACGGGAACTCGACCTGGTGAGGTATAGGACTAGCGACGGCAAGTACGGGTGGATGAGGCGCGACGGCAAACCAATAATGCAGCCGGGGTTGAGCGGTGTTCAACCCAGCGAGCGAGCTTAG